The Luteimonas sp. YGD11-2 genome has a window encoding:
- a CDS encoding OmpA family protein: MHKATLAAACAAALLLAACGGASDAGNTVDTASTQDVVAAGDTTPPPSPDTTMTAAAAPDAPASALVDKEGNPITLVPFDIDSVPVSSAALGELPFFSMPDGYGPVNRPRQRAFARFPFRLGDGLHWVEGASWNSLIGVAREARGDKEFSPRELRRNLEAVFEQAGARKVFEGPFMRDLYYGPQLEDEIAGSFHEGVNLDAGTPTTVHVIRQADRSIWLQLSTHSHGAALVVVEERPFTATARWTDGFPYLTLPAAYDDNGSGKQRDFDMYPFWTGGDFEEVEGRTFTTAVRGEERSYSMYEVRRNIEAMMAEAGGTRVFEGRIPAEASERYDRDLKGYYSRGTGFSWDDYDSLVYRVDRPDGREVWVHARLEYLNAGWVVAEREGFVQTAALLPASQLKQQLDADGRVAIEVNFAVDRADILPDSQPQIAQVLALLQDDPSLRLSIDGHTDATGEATHNQRLSEARAQAVVAALTGEGIDASRLQARGHGQSTPVADNDSDEGRARNRRVELVRL, from the coding sequence ATGCACAAGGCAACTCTCGCGGCCGCCTGCGCGGCTGCGCTGCTGCTCGCAGCCTGCGGCGGCGCATCCGATGCCGGCAACACGGTCGATACCGCCAGCACGCAGGACGTTGTGGCTGCGGGCGATACCACGCCTCCGCCGTCGCCGGACACCACCATGACCGCGGCGGCTGCGCCCGATGCGCCGGCATCCGCGCTCGTCGACAAGGAAGGCAACCCGATTACGCTGGTGCCGTTCGACATCGACAGCGTGCCCGTGTCCTCCGCTGCGCTTGGCGAGCTGCCGTTCTTCTCGATGCCCGACGGCTACGGCCCGGTCAATCGCCCCCGACAGCGGGCCTTCGCACGCTTTCCGTTCCGGCTTGGCGACGGCCTGCACTGGGTGGAAGGCGCAAGCTGGAACAGCCTGATCGGCGTCGCCCGCGAGGCGCGAGGCGACAAGGAGTTCTCGCCGCGCGAGTTGCGCCGCAACCTCGAGGCCGTGTTCGAGCAGGCAGGCGCGAGGAAGGTGTTCGAGGGTCCGTTCATGCGCGACCTGTATTACGGCCCGCAACTGGAAGACGAGATCGCCGGCAGCTTTCACGAGGGCGTGAACCTCGATGCCGGCACGCCGACGACGGTGCACGTCATCCGCCAGGCCGACCGCAGCATCTGGCTGCAGCTGTCCACGCATTCGCATGGTGCAGCGCTGGTGGTGGTGGAGGAGCGCCCGTTCACGGCTACCGCCCGCTGGACTGACGGGTTCCCGTATCTGACCTTGCCCGCGGCCTACGATGACAACGGCAGCGGCAAGCAGCGCGACTTCGACATGTACCCGTTCTGGACCGGCGGTGACTTCGAGGAAGTGGAAGGCAGGACCTTCACCACCGCCGTGCGCGGGGAGGAGCGCAGCTATTCGATGTACGAGGTGCGCCGGAACATCGAGGCGATGATGGCCGAGGCCGGCGGCACCCGGGTGTTCGAGGGCCGTATCCCGGCAGAGGCATCGGAGCGTTACGACCGTGATCTGAAGGGCTACTACAGCCGTGGCACCGGCTTCAGCTGGGACGACTACGATTCGCTGGTCTACCGGGTGGACCGGCCCGACGGGCGCGAAGTGTGGGTGCATGCGCGACTGGAATACCTCAACGCCGGCTGGGTGGTCGCCGAGCGGGAAGGCTTCGTGCAGACCGCGGCCCTGCTGCCGGCGTCGCAGCTGAAGCAGCAGCTCGACGCCGATGGGCGCGTGGCGATCGAGGTCAATTTCGCCGTCGACAGGGCGGACATCCTCCCGGATTCGCAGCCGCAGATCGCGCAGGTGCTGGCGCTGTTGCAGGACGATCCTTCGCTGCGCCTGTCGATCGATGGCCACACCGATGCCACCGGCGAGGCCACGCACAACCAGCGCCTGTCCGAAGCGCGCGCGCAGGCCGTGGTCGCGGCACTGACA
- a CDS encoding ABC transporter permease: protein MSTTTTHAAEPTVLRSNLVALGTVARREVMRILRIWSQTLVPPAITMTLYFLIFGGLIGSRIGTMDGIGYMDFIVPGLVMMSVIQNSYGNISSSFFGAKFGRHVEELLVSPMPPWVILGGYVAGAVLRGLMVGVIVLGIAMLFTTVRIPHPWVTLSTVLLGATIFSLAGFVNAVFAKKFDDVAIVPIFILTPLTYLGGVFYSVKLLPGWAEAATHANPIFYMVNAFRYGLLGQSDVPLWIAYVLMLGFVVVLGALGLWLLKRGVGLRS, encoded by the coding sequence ATGAGCACCACCACGACACACGCCGCCGAACCCACCGTGCTGCGCAGCAACCTGGTCGCGCTGGGCACCGTCGCCCGCCGCGAGGTGATGCGCATCCTGCGCATCTGGAGCCAGACGCTGGTGCCGCCGGCGATCACCATGACGCTGTACTTCCTGATCTTCGGTGGCCTCATCGGCAGCCGCATCGGGACCATGGACGGCATCGGCTACATGGACTTCATCGTCCCCGGCCTGGTGATGATGAGCGTGATCCAGAACAGCTACGGCAACATCTCGTCGAGCTTCTTCGGCGCCAAGTTCGGGCGTCATGTCGAGGAACTGCTGGTCAGCCCGATGCCGCCGTGGGTGATCCTCGGTGGCTATGTGGCCGGCGCGGTGCTGCGCGGGCTGATGGTGGGCGTGATCGTGCTCGGCATCGCGATGCTGTTCACCACCGTGCGCATCCCGCATCCGTGGGTGACGCTGTCGACGGTGCTGCTGGGCGCGACGATCTTCTCGCTCGCCGGTTTCGTCAACGCGGTGTTCGCGAAGAAGTTCGACGACGTCGCCATCGTGCCCATCTTCATCCTGACCCCGCTGACCTACCTCGGGGGCGTGTTCTATTCGGTCAAGCTGCTGCCTGGCTGGGCGGAAGCGGCCACCCACGCCAACCCGATCTTCTACATGGTCAACGCCTTCCGCTACGGCCTGCTCGGTCAGTCGGACGTGCCGCTGTGGATCGCCTACGTGCTGATGCTGGGCTTCGTGGTGGTGCTGGGCGCCCTCGGGCTGTGGCTGCTGAAACGTGGGGTCGGGCTGCGCAGCTGA
- a CDS encoding ABC transporter ATP-binding protein — translation MQASVGADVALPALAIRDLRKTYDNGVEALKGVSLDVAPGDFYALLGPNGAGKSTLIGIVSSLVNKTSGEVRVFGVDLHGERDRAMRLLGLVPQEINFNMFEKPLDILVNYAGFYGIPRAEAVVRAEQELRAAQLWDKADKMSRTLSGGMKRRLMIARAMMTKPKLLILDEPTAGVDIEIRRGMWQTLRQINAAGTTIILTTHYLEEAENLCRNLAIIDHGRIVESGPMRGLLAKLDVEGFLLDVEGTLPELLPEIPGTEVRAMDAHTLDVDMPRAMDLNRVFAALDAAGIRVRSMRNKSNRLEELFVRLTGDAPVDAGQAQGEAA, via the coding sequence ATGCAAGCTTCCGTCGGGGCGGACGTGGCCCTGCCCGCCCTTGCCATCCGCGACCTGCGCAAGACCTACGACAACGGTGTCGAGGCCCTCAAGGGCGTCTCGCTCGATGTCGCGCCGGGTGATTTCTACGCCCTGCTCGGCCCCAACGGCGCCGGCAAGTCGACGCTGATCGGCATCGTCTCCTCGCTGGTCAACAAGACCTCCGGCGAGGTGCGCGTGTTCGGCGTGGACCTGCACGGCGAGCGCGACCGCGCGATGCGCCTGCTCGGCCTGGTCCCGCAGGAAATCAACTTCAACATGTTCGAGAAGCCGCTCGACATCCTGGTCAACTACGCCGGCTTCTACGGCATTCCGCGCGCCGAGGCGGTGGTGCGTGCCGAACAGGAACTGCGTGCCGCGCAGCTTTGGGACAAGGCCGACAAGATGAGCCGCACGCTGTCGGGCGGCATGAAGCGGCGGCTGATGATCGCGCGCGCGATGATGACGAAGCCGAAGCTGCTGATCCTCGACGAGCCCACCGCGGGCGTCGACATCGAGATCCGCCGCGGCATGTGGCAGACGCTGCGGCAGATCAACGCCGCCGGCACCACCATCATCCTCACCACCCATTACCTGGAAGAGGCCGAGAACCTCTGCCGCAACCTCGCGATCATCGACCATGGGCGCATCGTCGAGTCCGGGCCGATGCGGGGCCTGCTGGCCAAGCTCGACGTCGAGGGCTTCCTGCTCGATGTCGAGGGCACGTTGCCCGAGCTGCTGCCCGAGATCCCCGGCACCGAGGTGCGCGCGATGGATGCGCATACGCTCGATGTCGACATGCCGCGCGCGATGGATCTCAACCGCGTGTTCGCCGCACTCGACGCCGCCGGCATCCGCGTGCGCTCCATGCGCAACAAGTCCAACCGGCTGGAGGAACTGTTCGTTCGTCTGACCGGCGATGCGCCGGTCGATGCCGGGCAGGCGCAGGGGGAGGCCGCATGA
- a CDS encoding FAD-binding oxidoreductase, with protein sequence MHVLAIQHFPLTLRGRRMLAPSIAHLTFERSDGQPVLFAPGQFIQIHFSYADGTATKRSYSLATIPDAGATPGPQVEIAVSYVPGGAATALFEGLEPGDTVDASGPFGRFCLMPNDSNRRYLLIATGTGVTPYRSMLPLLEQQMALRGIEVVLLFGARNPDELLYGDEFRAFADAHPGFRFVPCFSRELPPSGSPHDHADVRHGYVQQFIDEFAPDPIGDIAYLCGNPNMVDACFEALKTRGLGVSQIRREKYVSSK encoded by the coding sequence ATGCACGTCTTGGCCATCCAGCATTTCCCCCTCACGCTTCGTGGACGCCGGATGCTGGCGCCCAGCATCGCCCACCTCACCTTCGAGCGCAGCGATGGACAGCCGGTGCTGTTCGCACCAGGCCAGTTCATCCAGATCCATTTCAGCTACGCCGACGGCACCGCCACCAAGCGCAGCTATTCGCTGGCGACCATCCCCGATGCCGGCGCCACCCCCGGCCCGCAGGTGGAGATCGCGGTGAGCTACGTGCCCGGCGGCGCAGCCACCGCGCTGTTCGAAGGCCTGGAGCCGGGCGATACCGTGGATGCCAGCGGGCCGTTCGGCCGCTTCTGCCTGATGCCCAACGACAGCAACCGCCGCTATCTGCTGATCGCCACCGGCACCGGCGTCACCCCGTACCGCTCGATGCTGCCGCTGCTCGAACAGCAGATGGCGCTGCGTGGCATCGAGGTGGTGCTGCTGTTCGGCGCGCGCAACCCCGATGAGCTGTTGTACGGCGACGAGTTCCGCGCCTTCGCCGACGCACATCCCGGGTTCCGGTTCGTGCCCTGCTTCTCGCGCGAACTGCCGCCGTCGGGCTCGCCGCACGACCATGCCGACGTGCGCCATGGTTACGTGCAGCAGTTCATCGACGAATTCGCGCCGGACCCGATCGGCGACATCGCCTACCTGTGCGGCAACCCGAACATGGTCGATGCCTGCTTCGAGGCTCTGAAGACGCGCGGGCTCGGTGTGTCGCAGATACGCCGCGAGAAGTACGTCAGCTCGAAATAG
- a CDS encoding M50 family metallopeptidase, translated as MESHPAQRALYPAFIDPPPRPWWRRALAPAAGFVAGVGGGMLIAHLAFAPAGPLHGLGSSGLIATLATLAVGLWLHVILHEAGHALAGLAVGMRIVALGIGRWRFERGGDGWRAWRGPSLAGVGGFAALVPGPGRGGGAPAQAVYLLGGPLANLVAGAGACVLAIALASTAPAWVAGAILGLGISGVLMGAINLVPFRTHGWRSDGMGLADLLLGRPDARLLQRAQAAMALSAAGTRARDWPADVVPAESGLAAASVGAATMVRQLRLARAVDAGDHMAASEAAHALVAGAGTLPATFRGQVALSMAAWAARCSADTALLEAWRAHCSGAILDATPVLHWLDGELARRHGDHAAARRELAAARRTLGRLPDAGGAKALSDSLDRLEQALQDAPPGGATACRPAGTAAAATTSAM; from the coding sequence ATGGAATCGCATCCGGCACAACGTGCGCTGTATCCCGCATTCATCGACCCGCCACCGCGCCCGTGGTGGCGTCGCGCGCTCGCGCCGGCGGCGGGATTCGTTGCGGGCGTGGGCGGCGGCATGCTGATCGCCCATCTCGCGTTCGCACCGGCCGGGCCGCTGCACGGGCTCGGTAGCAGCGGCCTGATCGCCACCCTCGCCACCCTGGCAGTGGGCCTGTGGCTGCATGTGATCCTGCACGAGGCCGGGCATGCGCTGGCCGGGCTGGCGGTGGGGATGCGGATCGTCGCGCTCGGAATCGGCCGCTGGCGCTTCGAGCGCGGCGGCGATGGCTGGCGTGCCTGGCGCGGGCCCAGCCTGGCCGGAGTGGGTGGATTCGCCGCCCTGGTGCCCGGCCCCGGGCGCGGCGGTGGTGCACCTGCGCAGGCGGTCTACCTGCTGGGCGGGCCGCTGGCCAACCTCGTCGCTGGCGCTGGCGCCTGCGTGCTTGCCATCGCCCTTGCCTCCACGGCGCCGGCCTGGGTCGCGGGCGCGATACTCGGTCTCGGCATCAGTGGCGTGCTGATGGGTGCGATCAACCTGGTGCCATTCCGCACCCATGGCTGGCGCAGCGACGGCATGGGCCTGGCCGACCTGCTGCTGGGCCGCCCGGATGCGCGGCTGCTGCAGCGTGCACAGGCAGCGATGGCGCTGTCGGCCGCCGGCACGCGTGCGCGTGACTGGCCTGCCGACGTGGTTCCCGCCGAATCCGGACTGGCCGCGGCCAGCGTGGGTGCGGCAACGATGGTGCGGCAGCTCCGGCTGGCGCGGGCGGTCGACGCCGGCGACCACATGGCTGCGTCGGAAGCGGCTCACGCGCTTGTGGCCGGTGCGGGCACGCTGCCTGCGACGTTCCGCGGCCAGGTGGCGTTGTCGATGGCGGCGTGGGCGGCGCGCTGCAGCGCCGACACCGCGCTGCTCGAGGCCTGGCGCGCGCACTGCAGCGGCGCGATCCTGGATGCCACGCCAGTGTTGCACTGGCTCGATGGCGAACTCGCACGTCGCCATGGCGACCACGCGGCGGCGCGACGCGAGCTCGCAGCCGCACGCCGGACCCTCGGGCGCCTGCCCGATGCCGGCGGGGCGAAGGCGCTTTCCGATTCCCTGGACCGGCTGGAGCAGGCGCTGCAGGACGCGCCGCCGGGCGGGGCCACCGCCTGCCGGCCCGCGGGCACGGCGGCAGCCGCCACCACATCGGCGATGTAA
- a CDS encoding helix-turn-helix transcriptional regulator, translated as MRSRIRELREAQDWSQSDLAERLQVSRQTVNAIETGKYDPSLPLAFRIARLFGKRIETIFQYEDDA; from the coding sequence GTGAGAAGCCGCATCCGCGAACTGCGCGAGGCGCAGGACTGGTCACAGTCGGACCTCGCCGAACGTCTGCAGGTGTCGCGACAGACGGTCAATGCCATCGAGACCGGCAAGTACGACCCGAGCCTGCCGCTGGCATTCCGCATCGCGCGGCTGTTCGGCAAGCGCATCGAAACCATCTTCCAGTACGAGGACGACGCATGA